Proteins from one Ketobacter alkanivorans genomic window:
- the ppc gene encoding phosphoenolpyruvate carboxylase, whose product MSEIDAHAPLRQDVRMLGQLLGNTLQEQESPVLLELVEEIRRLAKHARAGHEEHSQKLSEKLSRLEPELLVPVARAFSHFLNLANLAEQYHRVRRRHAYQQSQRKNQRATMAELHPRLQRAKISDDQLFDTLQDLSIDLVLTAHPTEVTRRTLIRKYDDITDCLERLDSVNLSDIERNRVMATLKRKIVSAWNSDEIRQERPTPVDEARWGFVTIEQTLWNAVPEYLRELDEWCQANIARSLPMDFTPFTFSSWMGGDRDGNPNVTAEVTREVVTLARWMAADLLSHDFENLHMELSMLDCNEELRQLAGDGREPYRAVIKPLRDRLIATKGYLNARLADEEWHGEQPILSKAELMEPLKLCHRSLMECGMSEIANGELLDTIRRLNTFGVTLLRLDIRQESTRHADAMATITQAIGLGDYTQWEETEKQRFLISELTSARPLIPRHLQCDADVQEVLDTFRMLAEQSIDSLGAYVISMAHVPSDVLAVLLLQKEAGMETLMRVVPLFETLDDLEHAQATLHRLFEIDWYRQHIEGQQEIMIGYSDSAKDGGFLAAAWVQYQAQEQLTALCKQYDVRLTLFHGRGGSTSRGGAPSYEAILSQPPGAVNGRIRITEQGEVIRAKFTPFGVAIRTLQRYVAATLEATLLEQPAPNPEWREIMGELAETGMQSYRKLLREDPRFLSYFRHATPEQELQRLPLGSRPAKRRKDGGIETLRAIPWVFAWTQMRLMLPGWLGADEAFQKALQSGKGGLLHEMYERWPFFRMIVGMLEMVLAKSDPQIAAYYERRLAQPEDRKLGQELHSRLADMVDLVNSITGHSMLLQNNSVIRRSIEVRNPYLDPLHMLQVELMRAGRLKTEERPEETRALMITVAGIAAGMRNTG is encoded by the coding sequence ATGTCTGAAATTGATGCCCATGCTCCATTGCGACAGGATGTTCGCATGTTGGGGCAGTTGTTAGGGAATACCTTGCAGGAGCAGGAAAGCCCGGTGTTGTTGGAGTTGGTAGAAGAGATTCGTCGCCTTGCCAAGCACGCCCGCGCCGGTCACGAAGAACACTCCCAAAAGCTGTCTGAGAAACTGTCCCGTCTGGAGCCTGAGCTGCTCGTGCCTGTGGCTCGCGCCTTCAGTCATTTTCTTAACCTGGCAAATCTGGCAGAACAGTACCATCGGGTGCGTCGTCGCCATGCCTATCAACAGAGTCAACGTAAAAATCAGCGGGCAACCATGGCCGAGCTGCATCCCCGGTTGCAAAGAGCAAAGATCTCCGATGATCAGCTTTTCGATACCTTGCAAGATCTATCAATTGATCTTGTGTTGACCGCACACCCGACAGAAGTCACCCGTCGCACCCTCATTCGTAAGTACGATGACATCACCGACTGTCTGGAGCGGTTGGACTCCGTTAACCTGAGCGATATCGAGCGCAATCGGGTAATGGCGACTCTAAAACGAAAAATCGTCTCTGCCTGGAACTCGGATGAGATTCGGCAGGAAAGGCCCACTCCTGTGGATGAAGCGCGCTGGGGCTTTGTCACCATCGAGCAGACCCTTTGGAACGCTGTGCCTGAATACCTGCGCGAGCTGGACGAATGGTGTCAGGCTAACATAGCCCGTAGCTTACCGATGGACTTTACCCCTTTCACCTTTTCATCCTGGATGGGCGGCGACCGAGATGGCAACCCTAATGTCACCGCTGAAGTAACCCGCGAGGTGGTAACACTGGCCAGATGGATGGCCGCAGATTTACTCAGTCATGATTTTGAGAACCTGCACATGGAGCTTTCCATGCTGGATTGCAATGAAGAGTTGCGCCAATTGGCAGGTGATGGTCGTGAACCCTATCGCGCAGTGATCAAGCCTCTGAGGGATCGATTGATCGCCACCAAAGGATACCTCAACGCACGTTTGGCAGATGAGGAATGGCACGGTGAGCAGCCGATCTTGTCTAAGGCCGAATTAATGGAGCCACTGAAACTGTGTCACCGCTCTTTGATGGAGTGCGGCATGTCGGAAATCGCCAATGGAGAATTACTGGACACCATTCGTCGTCTTAACACCTTTGGCGTTACCCTATTGCGCTTGGATATCCGCCAGGAATCCACCCGTCACGCTGATGCGATGGCTACCATCACCCAAGCCATTGGTCTGGGTGATTACACTCAATGGGAAGAAACCGAAAAACAGCGGTTTTTAATCAGCGAATTGACCAGCGCTCGACCGCTGATACCTCGTCATCTGCAATGCGATGCGGACGTGCAGGAGGTTCTGGATACCTTTCGTATGTTGGCCGAGCAGTCCATTGATTCCCTCGGAGCCTACGTGATTTCAATGGCCCATGTGCCGTCTGATGTGCTGGCAGTGCTGCTGTTGCAAAAGGAAGCGGGCATGGAGACCCTCATGCGGGTAGTGCCTCTGTTTGAAACACTGGATGACTTGGAGCATGCACAGGCAACCTTGCACCGCCTGTTTGAGATAGATTGGTATCGGCAACACATCGAAGGCCAGCAAGAGATCATGATCGGCTATTCCGACTCGGCGAAAGATGGTGGTTTTCTGGCGGCGGCCTGGGTTCAGTATCAGGCGCAGGAACAACTGACAGCCCTCTGCAAGCAATACGATGTGCGGTTGACGTTATTCCATGGTCGAGGTGGTTCTACCAGTCGAGGAGGCGCGCCGTCCTATGAGGCGATTCTGTCGCAACCCCCTGGAGCAGTGAATGGGCGCATACGGATCACCGAGCAGGGGGAGGTCATTCGCGCAAAATTTACGCCTTTCGGCGTAGCAATTCGAACACTGCAGCGATATGTGGCAGCCACATTGGAAGCCACATTGCTGGAGCAGCCAGCCCCGAACCCTGAGTGGCGCGAGATCATGGGTGAACTGGCAGAAACCGGCATGCAGTCTTATCGTAAGCTGCTGAGAGAAGATCCTCGTTTCCTCAGTTACTTTCGCCATGCAACCCCGGAACAAGAGCTACAGAGGCTGCCCCTGGGGAGTCGGCCCGCCAAGCGGCGTAAAGATGGTGGGATTGAAACCCTGCGTGCGATTCCCTGGGTATTTGCCTGGACCCAAATGCGGTTGATGTTGCCTGGTTGGCTGGGTGCAGATGAAGCATTCCAGAAAGCCCTGCAGAGTGGAAAAGGTGGCTTGTTGCATGAAATGTATGAGCGCTGGCCGTTCTTTCGTATGATCGTAGGGATGCTGGAAATGGTGTTGGCCAAGTCTGACCCGCAGATTGCCGCCTATTACGAGCGTCGCCTGGCACAACCGGAAGACCGTAAGCTGGGTCAGGAACTGCACAGTCGTTTGGCTGATATGGTTGATCTGGTAAACAGTATCACCGGCCACAGCATGTTGCTGCAGAACAATTCAGTGATCCGGCGGTCTATAGAGGTGCGCAACCCATATCTGGACCCGCTGCACATGCTGCAAGTGGAGTTAATGAGAGCCGGGCGCCTCAAGACAGAAGAGCGCCCTGAAGAGACCAGAGCCCTGATGATTACCGTGGCCGGTATAGCCGCCGGGATGAGAAACACTGGGTAG
- a CDS encoding acetyl-CoA C-acetyltransferase, protein MTNEAYVFDAVRTPRAKGKKDGSLHEVKPVDLVVNLLNALKERNPGLDTSQVDDVVMGIVSPVGDQGAVLPKTALMKAGWDTKVAGVQINRFCASGLEAVNLAAQKVASGWEDLVVAGGVESMSRVPMGSDGGAWAMDPQTNLQTDFITQGIGADLIATIEGFSREDVDNFAYQSQMKAADAQKSGRFDKSMVPVKDMNGLTILDKDEFLRPETTKEGLGSLNPSFLMMGEMGFDGVALQKYHMVERINHVHTPGNSSGIVDGASLVLIGSKAKGEALGLTPRGRIVATAITSTDPTIMLTGPGPAADKALAKAGLTYDDIDLFEVNEAFASVVMRFMKDTGVPAEKINVNGGSIALGHPLGATGGMILGTVLDELERRNLKRGLCTLCVGAGMGIATIIERV, encoded by the coding sequence ATGACTAATGAAGCCTATGTCTTTGATGCGGTTAGAACTCCGCGCGCAAAGGGCAAAAAGGATGGGTCGCTGCACGAAGTGAAGCCGGTTGACCTGGTCGTAAATCTGCTTAACGCACTGAAAGAGCGTAACCCCGGCCTGGATACATCCCAGGTAGACGACGTAGTAATGGGTATCGTTAGCCCAGTGGGTGATCAGGGTGCAGTGTTACCTAAAACAGCATTGATGAAGGCAGGTTGGGACACCAAAGTTGCCGGCGTACAAATCAACCGTTTTTGCGCTTCTGGCTTGGAAGCTGTGAATCTGGCTGCCCAAAAAGTCGCATCCGGCTGGGAAGACCTGGTGGTTGCAGGCGGTGTTGAGTCTATGTCTCGCGTTCCTATGGGCTCCGATGGCGGCGCCTGGGCGATGGATCCACAAACCAACCTGCAGACTGACTTCATTACTCAGGGTATTGGCGCTGATCTGATAGCGACTATCGAAGGTTTCAGCCGTGAAGATGTCGACAACTTTGCCTACCAGTCACAAATGAAAGCGGCAGATGCCCAAAAGAGCGGCCGTTTCGACAAGAGCATGGTTCCTGTAAAAGACATGAACGGCCTGACCATTCTGGATAAAGACGAATTCCTGCGCCCGGAAACAACGAAAGAAGGTCTCGGCAGCTTGAATCCTTCCTTCTTAATGATGGGTGAGATGGGCTTTGATGGTGTGGCGCTGCAAAAGTATCACATGGTTGAGCGCATCAACCACGTTCATACCCCTGGTAACTCCTCTGGAATAGTAGATGGTGCCTCGTTGGTGTTGATTGGCTCCAAGGCCAAAGGCGAAGCGCTGGGTCTGACCCCTCGTGGTCGTATCGTTGCCACGGCCATCACCAGTACCGATCCTACCATCATGCTGACCGGCCCAGGCCCCGCGGCAGACAAAGCGCTGGCCAAGGCTGGTTTGACCTATGATGACATCGATTTGTTCGAAGTAAACGAAGCCTTTGCTTCCGTGGTTATGCGTTTTATGAAAGACACCGGCGTGCCCGCCGAGAAGATAAACGTGAATGGCGGCTCTATAGCGTTGGGACATCCACTGGGTGCTACCGGCGGCATGATTCTGGGTACCGTTCTGGATGAGTTGGAGCGGCGTAATTTGAAACGCGGTCTGTGTACTCTGTGCGTGGGTGCAGGTATGGGTATCGCAACCATCATTGAGCGCGTTTAA
- a CDS encoding acylphosphatase, translating to MSESKRVNMIVEGTVQGVYFRASTREKALTLGLTGWVRNLRDGRVEFEAQGPAHAVEELVTWAKKGPEHAQVTQAKRIEIATLPGEQTFQITR from the coding sequence ATGAGTGAGAGCAAACGGGTAAACATGATCGTCGAGGGCACGGTTCAGGGCGTATACTTCCGCGCATCCACAAGGGAGAAGGCGTTGACGCTGGGACTCACTGGCTGGGTGAGAAACCTCCGGGACGGCAGGGTTGAATTCGAAGCCCAGGGCCCTGCACATGCCGTGGAAGAACTGGTCACATGGGCTAAAAAAGGGCCAGAACATGCTCAGGTTACGCAGGCTAAACGCATTGAAATTGCAACTCTACCAGGGGAACAGACCTTTCAAATTACTCGCTAA
- a CDS encoding 3-hydroxyacyl-CoA dehydrogenase NAD-binding domain-containing protein: MSEAIRYEKDSDNIVVLTMDMPGQSANTMNATYKTSMDDCIDRLEKEENLAGVVLTSAKKTFFAGGDLNDLIKATPEVAQEFMDGVTAVKDQLRRLEKLKAPVVAAINGAALGGGYEICLACNHRIAINDRKTKIGLPEVTLGLLPGGGGVVRLTRLLGLEAAAPFLLEGKQVNPEAALKAGLIHELADNAEDMLAKAKAFCKANPSVQQPWDTKGYKVPGGTPSHPGLAMKLPMIPAMLKNKTKGCYPAPEAILSAAVESLQVDVDTGFKIEGRYFTSLAIGPVSTNMIKAFFFQLQQISKGSSRPKGFEHHTTKKVGILGAGMMGAGIAYSSAMSGIEVVLKDVSEENAQKGKDYSKKLLDKAISRGKMTKEKAEGILSLIKPTGNAEDLQGCDLVIEAVFEKVELKAAVTQEAEAQMLATGVMASNTSSLPITGLAQASSRPANFIGLHFFSPVDKMPLVEIICGKETSDETLAKALDYVLQIRKTPIVVNDARGFFTTRVIGTYVNEGLGMLAEGLNAASIEMAAAKAGFPVGTLAISDELNLQTMRNIRLATEAALKAEGKSLPKGATDGVIDRMIDEFDRGGKLAGKGFYDYPQGGKKTLWPGLKEAFGAGSKEIPFEDMQERFLFVQSLETVRCMEEGVIEKVADANIGSIMGIGFPAWTGGVVQYINQYGLRKFVARAQELADKYGERFNPPALLVEKAEKDETFE, encoded by the coding sequence ATGAGTGAAGCTATTCGTTACGAAAAAGACAGTGATAACATCGTCGTATTGACGATGGATATGCCAGGCCAGTCTGCCAATACCATGAATGCGACCTACAAAACGTCCATGGATGATTGCATTGACCGCTTGGAAAAAGAAGAAAATCTTGCTGGAGTGGTTTTAACCTCTGCCAAGAAGACGTTCTTTGCCGGTGGCGACCTGAATGATCTGATCAAGGCGACTCCAGAAGTAGCGCAGGAGTTTATGGACGGCGTAACAGCAGTGAAAGATCAGCTGCGTCGTTTGGAAAAACTGAAAGCGCCAGTGGTTGCTGCAATAAATGGTGCTGCATTGGGTGGTGGTTATGAAATCTGCCTGGCCTGCAACCATCGAATTGCAATCAATGATCGTAAAACCAAAATTGGTTTGCCGGAAGTGACATTGGGATTGCTGCCGGGCGGTGGTGGTGTGGTGCGTCTGACCCGACTGCTGGGTTTGGAAGCAGCAGCGCCGTTCCTGCTCGAAGGTAAGCAGGTCAACCCTGAAGCGGCGTTGAAAGCCGGTTTGATCCATGAATTGGCAGATAATGCGGAAGACATGTTGGCGAAAGCCAAGGCCTTCTGTAAGGCTAACCCCAGCGTTCAGCAGCCCTGGGACACCAAAGGTTACAAGGTTCCTGGTGGTACGCCGTCTCATCCTGGTCTGGCTATGAAGCTGCCGATGATTCCGGCCATGCTGAAAAACAAAACCAAGGGCTGTTACCCTGCACCAGAAGCGATTTTGAGTGCGGCAGTGGAATCCTTGCAGGTGGATGTGGACACGGGCTTCAAAATTGAAGGTCGTTACTTCACTAGCCTGGCTATCGGGCCGGTTTCCACCAATATGATTAAGGCATTCTTTTTTCAGCTGCAGCAGATCAGCAAAGGCAGCAGCCGTCCTAAAGGTTTCGAGCACCACACTACCAAGAAAGTGGGTATCCTCGGTGCCGGTATGATGGGGGCGGGTATTGCGTATTCCTCTGCTATGTCTGGCATTGAAGTGGTGCTGAAGGATGTATCTGAAGAAAACGCGCAGAAAGGTAAGGACTACAGCAAGAAATTGCTGGATAAGGCGATCTCTCGCGGCAAGATGACCAAAGAAAAAGCCGAGGGTATTCTGAGCCTGATCAAGCCTACTGGAAATGCCGAAGACCTTCAGGGCTGCGATCTGGTGATCGAAGCGGTATTTGAAAAGGTTGAATTGAAAGCGGCTGTAACTCAAGAGGCAGAAGCGCAGATGCTGGCTACCGGCGTGATGGCTTCTAACACCTCAAGTTTGCCCATTACCGGGTTGGCGCAAGCATCCAGCCGTCCTGCCAATTTCATTGGCCTGCACTTCTTCTCTCCTGTCGACAAAATGCCGCTGGTTGAGATTATTTGCGGTAAAGAGACGTCTGATGAAACTCTGGCTAAGGCACTCGATTACGTATTGCAGATTCGCAAGACTCCGATTGTGGTTAATGACGCCCGTGGTTTCTTCACTACCCGTGTTATCGGTACATACGTGAATGAAGGCTTGGGTATGTTGGCCGAAGGGCTGAATGCTGCCTCTATCGAGATGGCTGCTGCTAAAGCTGGCTTCCCGGTAGGCACCTTGGCCATAAGTGATGAGCTGAACCTGCAAACCATGCGTAATATTCGTTTGGCAACAGAAGCTGCTTTGAAAGCAGAAGGCAAATCCCTGCCAAAAGGCGCTACTGACGGTGTCATTGATCGTATGATCGATGAATTCGATCGTGGTGGTAAGTTGGCCGGTAAAGGCTTCTATGACTATCCGCAAGGTGGTAAGAAGACTCTATGGCCGGGCTTGAAAGAAGCCTTTGGTGCTGGCAGCAAAGAGATTCCCTTTGAGGATATGCAGGAGCGTTTCTTGTTTGTGCAGTCTCTGGAGACAGTGCGTTGCATGGAGGAGGGCGTGATTGAGAAGGTGGCTGATGCCAATATTGGTTCCATTATGGGTATTGGTTTCCCTGCCTGGACTGGTGGAGTGGTTCAATACATCAATCAGTATGGCTTGCGCAAGTTTGTTGCCCGTGCCCAGGAGCTGGCTGATAAGTATGGCGAGCGTTTCAACCCACCTGCGCTGTTGGTTGAAAAAGCTGAAAAAGACGAAACCTTCGAATAA
- the amrS gene encoding AmmeMemoRadiSam system radical SAM enzyme — MVGTDRSFLHATEFWHLLSDGRVQCDVCPRECKLREGQRGLCFVRANIGAEIVSTTYGRSSGFCVDPIEKKPLNHFYPGSSVLSFGTAGCNLSCKFCQNWDISKSRETDTLASKATPEMIAQAASEAACKSVAYTYNDPVVFQEYAIDVAQACKEKGVLSVAVSAGYHNPAARKAFYQHMDAANIDLKSFDEAFYWKLTGAHLAPVLETLEYIQHETDCWLEITTLVIPEHNDSNAEIEAMSRWVVDHLGPGVPLHFSAFHPDYKMMNVSATGLQTLVRARDIAIEQGLKYVYTGNVHNREGDTTYCPECHKAVIERDWYELSRWELVDSGNCRYCGACIEGRFDERPGDWGRKRMAVRFSE, encoded by the coding sequence ATGGTTGGTACTGATCGCTCTTTTCTGCACGCTACTGAGTTTTGGCACTTGTTATCCGATGGCCGCGTGCAGTGTGATGTTTGCCCACGTGAATGCAAATTACGTGAAGGACAGCGCGGCCTGTGTTTTGTGCGGGCCAATATTGGTGCAGAGATTGTCTCAACCACCTACGGTCGATCCAGTGGATTCTGTGTCGACCCCATCGAGAAAAAACCTCTTAATCATTTTTACCCCGGTTCTTCTGTGTTGTCCTTTGGAACAGCCGGTTGTAATCTTTCTTGTAAGTTCTGTCAGAACTGGGATATTTCCAAATCCAGAGAGACGGATACGCTGGCCAGTAAAGCGACACCTGAAATGATTGCGCAGGCGGCTTCAGAGGCTGCCTGCAAAAGCGTGGCATACACCTACAACGATCCGGTGGTGTTTCAGGAATATGCGATTGATGTGGCGCAAGCATGTAAGGAGAAGGGGGTGTTATCGGTGGCGGTGTCGGCGGGCTACCACAACCCAGCAGCCCGCAAGGCATTCTATCAGCACATGGATGCGGCCAATATTGATTTGAAGTCCTTTGATGAGGCGTTCTATTGGAAGCTTACTGGTGCTCACCTGGCACCAGTGCTGGAGACGTTGGAATATATACAGCATGAAACGGATTGCTGGCTGGAAATCACAACATTAGTTATTCCTGAACATAATGACTCGAATGCTGAAATTGAGGCAATGAGCCGCTGGGTGGTGGATCATCTGGGGCCGGGGGTTCCTCTCCATTTTTCGGCGTTTCACCCTGATTATAAGATGATGAATGTGTCTGCCACTGGCTTGCAGACACTGGTTCGGGCCAGGGATATTGCAATTGAGCAGGGCCTGAAATACGTTTATACCGGTAACGTCCATAATCGCGAAGGTGACACTACCTATTGCCCTGAATGCCACAAAGCGGTTATTGAGCGTGATTGGTACGAGCTTTCACGATGGGAGCTCGTTGATTCCGGAAACTGCCGTTACTGCGGAGCCTGTATCGAGGGTCGCTTTGATGAGCGCCCTGGAGACTGGGGGCGTAAGCGCATGGCGGTTCGTTTTAGCGAGTAA
- a CDS encoding diguanylate cyclase, producing MMYLILRPVVLGVMFLLLPCIAMAGQATEFRVWPSHGVLLDTTGELSVHDILSEKAEWATMQNTHSAQHGYQTQPAWFRFTISASTDKPEQMYLELGTPFLDYVDFYFVQVTPQGKNILMHSVAGDQQTFLSNVFGHRFPVFPFEVAQTGDYQVYLRVQSSSALIFPMNFHVTNGFFAEEFKAQAFYGLFFGMMAVLAFYNGYVWLFMRDRAYLYNMAFILSAMLYQASISGFGSQYLWGQGSFLNDKGYGIGILATIFFAGRFAVRFIDLRNRLPALAKFTDITVSIFGLLLLPVVVLPENQILPVIYVMELLICLYAIGALLHQCMTGNYWARYLMAGWSVLITGTLFFVASQMGWIAHNVLIEYIHAAGLALGNVMVTSALAARMQRERSEKNKAMKKVLDLAQEVTELTREKEQIAASARDELDRRVDQKTRDLSIMLEQLKTSNEKLEHATLTDALTGVGNRRYLDNMFPEMIKQCQQTRTSLGVLVIDADHFKRINDEFGHIMGDECLKKIAVILQRFSRRNLDVLVRYGGEEFILLLPATDEGGVLKVAESIRHHIQYASFWCNDQRIPVTVSIGMHAGVPAAHVTAESLLVKADEALYQAKKNGRNRVELYRARYESANA from the coding sequence ATGATGTATTTGATTCTGCGCCCAGTTGTTTTGGGCGTAATGTTCTTACTATTGCCATGTATAGCGATGGCCGGCCAGGCAACCGAGTTTCGGGTGTGGCCGAGCCATGGGGTTCTGCTGGATACAACCGGGGAACTATCCGTGCACGATATTCTGTCGGAGAAAGCAGAATGGGCCACCATGCAGAACACTCATTCGGCACAGCATGGCTATCAGACGCAGCCTGCCTGGTTTCGATTTACTATCAGCGCCAGCACGGATAAACCCGAGCAGATGTACCTGGAACTGGGCACCCCTTTTCTGGATTACGTGGATTTCTATTTTGTTCAGGTTACACCACAGGGCAAGAACATCCTGATGCATTCCGTTGCCGGAGATCAGCAGACATTTCTCAGCAATGTTTTTGGGCATCGCTTTCCTGTCTTTCCCTTCGAAGTGGCTCAAACTGGAGACTATCAGGTCTATTTACGAGTGCAGAGTAGCAGCGCTTTGATCTTCCCTATGAACTTCCATGTTACCAACGGCTTCTTTGCCGAGGAATTCAAGGCGCAGGCATTCTACGGACTTTTTTTCGGCATGATGGCGGTGCTGGCGTTTTACAACGGTTACGTATGGCTTTTCATGCGCGACCGAGCCTACCTTTACAATATGGCCTTTATTCTGTCCGCCATGCTGTATCAAGCCAGCATCAGTGGTTTTGGTTCGCAGTATTTGTGGGGGCAGGGGAGTTTTCTGAATGATAAAGGCTACGGTATTGGCATATTGGCAACGATATTTTTTGCAGGCCGTTTTGCTGTAAGGTTTATTGATCTCAGAAACCGTTTGCCAGCACTGGCGAAGTTCACCGACATAACAGTGTCTATTTTTGGATTATTGCTTCTGCCCGTTGTAGTTTTACCCGAGAATCAGATTTTGCCGGTTATCTACGTAATGGAGCTGCTGATATGCCTCTATGCCATTGGGGCGTTGCTGCACCAATGCATGACCGGTAATTACTGGGCCCGCTACCTAATGGCCGGTTGGTCGGTGCTGATCACAGGAACCCTGTTTTTTGTTGCCTCACAAATGGGCTGGATTGCTCACAATGTTTTGATTGAATACATTCATGCGGCCGGTTTGGCGCTCGGTAACGTAATGGTCACCTCTGCACTGGCAGCTCGAATGCAGCGAGAGCGTAGTGAGAAAAATAAGGCCATGAAGAAAGTGCTGGATCTGGCGCAGGAAGTGACTGAGCTTACGCGAGAGAAAGAACAGATCGCCGCGTCTGCCCGGGATGAACTGGATCGCAGAGTCGATCAGAAAACCCGAGATCTTAGTATCATGCTGGAACAGCTCAAAACCAGTAACGAGAAGCTGGAACACGCCACACTGACGGATGCGCTCACCGGGGTGGGCAATCGACGTTATCTGGACAACATGTTTCCCGAAATGATCAAGCAATGTCAGCAAACTCGTACATCGCTGGGTGTGTTGGTGATCGATGCGGATCACTTTAAAAGAATAAATGATGAATTCGGACACATCATGGGTGATGAATGTCTTAAAAAGATTGCGGTTATATTGCAGCGTTTTTCACGTCGCAATCTTGATGTGCTGGTGCGCTACGGTGGTGAGGAATTCATCCTATTGCTACCGGCCACTGATGAGGGCGGTGTGCTGAAAGTGGCCGAATCCATTCGTCATCATATTCAATATGCTTCCTTCTGGTGCAACGACCAGCGCATCCCCGTTACAGTGAGCATCGGTATGCATGCAGGCGTGCCAGCTGCCCATGTTACCGCTGAAAGTCTATTGGTGAAAGCTGATGAAGCCCTGTATCAGGCCAAGAAAAACGGTCGCAATCGGGTAGAGCTTTATCGTGCCCGTTACGAATCTGCAAACGCTTGA
- a CDS encoding tetratricopeptide repeat protein → MARQFCKYHPLEPALWYSPKRHIAFCERCVDSGETLGGMGQARCFVSGEELDYLGSANTAQPFWDRLGAFFRYPFKPDSLIVIGVFVLVAWALVGLMDLTSLPIMLIAGLCLLACITRYGFMIIEYSAEGRFDPPTLQETFSESGFNVLVQQVVVQLIFAGFTIAVALLNSDFLNVLANALVLFVAPASMMLLATEKTIGAAIVPGSIAHLIRSVGWSYLLLYAFLFLLLGAEAALFEVFVEEVPPQYFVPLFVGVTLYFMMVGYHLMGYVIFQYQSEIGFVAEDQMAREKRRLNIDPVDAKTELLVKDGQYQKAADTLTRHLMANPKSVRHHEKLSKLLLALQDKDQALAHGQRFMSVLHELGDESRLYFLFCGYEQLEPSFKPEDPDVLLSLADQLYNRGKFQQVCHLLANLHKVAPHFKRVPDAYLIMAKALLEGFKDSYKSSQYLKYIKAKHPDFKQLAEVDRLLAQCST, encoded by the coding sequence ATGGCACGTCAATTTTGTAAATATCATCCACTGGAACCCGCGCTTTGGTATAGCCCGAAGCGGCATATTGCCTTTTGCGAACGCTGCGTCGACAGCGGCGAGACGCTGGGGGGTATGGGGCAGGCCCGTTGTTTCGTCAGTGGTGAAGAGCTGGACTATCTGGGCAGCGCTAATACCGCTCAGCCATTCTGGGATAGGTTGGGGGCTTTCTTCAGGTACCCATTTAAACCAGACAGTCTCATTGTTATTGGCGTGTTTGTGCTCGTAGCTTGGGCCTTGGTGGGCTTAATGGATCTGACGTCGCTGCCGATTATGCTGATCGCGGGGTTGTGTCTGCTGGCCTGCATTACTCGTTATGGGTTTATGATCATAGAGTACAGTGCCGAAGGTCGGTTTGATCCGCCAACGTTGCAGGAAACTTTTTCTGAATCCGGTTTCAATGTGTTAGTTCAGCAGGTTGTGGTGCAGCTGATCTTCGCCGGGTTTACCATCGCGGTAGCGCTGCTCAACAGTGATTTTTTGAATGTGCTTGCAAACGCACTGGTGCTTTTTGTGGCCCCGGCCAGCATGATGTTGCTGGCTACAGAGAAGACTATTGGCGCGGCTATTGTTCCAGGCAGTATTGCGCATCTGATTCGCAGCGTTGGCTGGTCTTACCTGTTGCTGTATGCATTTCTGTTTTTGCTATTGGGGGCAGAGGCGGCCTTGTTTGAGGTCTTTGTTGAAGAGGTTCCCCCGCAGTACTTTGTGCCGTTGTTTGTCGGTGTCACTCTGTATTTCATGATGGTTGGCTATCATTTGATGGGCTACGTTATTTTCCAGTACCAGTCAGAAATTGGCTTTGTGGCAGAGGATCAGATGGCGCGTGAGAAACGGCGGCTCAATATTGATCCTGTGGATGCCAAGACCGAACTGTTGGTTAAAGACGGGCAATATCAGAAAGCGGCCGATACCCTTACCCGTCACTTGATGGCCAACCCGAAAAGTGTTCGCCACCATGAAAAACTGTCTAAGCTGCTGCTTGCGCTTCAAGACAAGGATCAGGCATTGGCCCATGGTCAACGCTTCATGAGTGTGTTGCATGAGTTAGGGGATGAATCCAGGCTGTACTTTTTATTCTGTGGTTATGAACAGTTGGAGCCGTCATTCAAACCGGAAGATCCGGATGTGTTATTAAGCCTGGCAGATCAGCTTTATAATCGTGGCAAGTTTCAGCAGGTGTGCCATTTGCTGGCTAATCTGCATAAGGTGGCGCCCCATTTCAAGCGCGTGCCTGATGCCTATTTGATCATGGCAAAAGCGCTGCTTGAAGGCTTTAAAGACAGCTATAAATCCTCCCAATACTTGAAATATATCAAGGCTAAGCATCCTGATTTCAAACAGTTAGCAGAAGTGGATCGATTATTGGCTCAGTGTAGCACTTGA